The Dethiosulfovibrio peptidovorans DSM 11002 nucleotide sequence CTGCTTCGAGCTTCTCTCCGGAGAGAGAAACGCCTATATAATGCAGTCCGTTCTGAACGAGGACGGATGGGAGGGGCGAGTCGTCTTTCGTTGCGGAGATCGAGAGAGGGTTTACGAGCCCTTATCGGCTCCTTCGTCGCAGGAACTTCCCCTGGAGGTCGATCGGGAGGACCAGAGGGAGACTGTTAAAGAGGTAAAATCGACGGATGTCTCCAAAACAGAGGATATAGAGGTCCCCGACGGGGACGACGGTTTATTGAGAGCCCTTCAGGTGGTCCGATCCCAGACCTCCGGGGAGGTCCTTTACCTTCGCAAAGACGAGGAGATAGAGAAGGAGGATGAGATAGACGGTGACTAAGGAAAAGAATTTCGTCCACCTTCACGTCCATACGGAATACAGCCTTCTTGACGGTGCCATCCGATGCAAGGAGCTAGCCAGAAGGGCCAAGGAATGGGGTATGCCCGCCGTAGCCATATCGGATCACGGCGTGATGTACGGTGTCATAGAGTTTTACCAGGCCTGCAAGGACGAGGGAATCAAGCCGATCATAGGGTGCGAGATCTACGTTGCCCCAGAGGGAATAGAGGAGAAGAGAAAGGAAAATCCGATAAATCACCTTCTCCTCCTGGCGGAGAACGACGTCGGATACCACAACCTGGTAAAGCTGGTCTCCATCGCCAACACCGACGGTTTCTACTACAAACCCAGGGTGGACCACGACCTTCTGTCCCGTTACAGCGAGGGGATCATAGCCTGTTCCGCCTGCCTGGCCGGAGAGATCCCCCAGCTTCTCATAGCAGGAGAGGACGAGAAGGCCCTGGATAGGGCGAATCTCTACAGGGATATATTCGGCGAGGACAACTTCTTTCTCGAGATACAGTACAACCATATCCCTCACCAGGCGGTTGTCAACAAGGGACTGATAGAGATGTCCCGTAAGCACGGTTTCCCTCTGGTGGCCACCACCGACTCGCACTACATGAACAAGGAGGACTACGACTGGCACGAGATTCTTCTGTGCGTGGGGACCAACTCGACCCTGGACGATCCTAAGAGGATGTCCTTCGAGACCAACGACTTCTACCTTCGTTCCGCAGAGGAGATGTGGCAGATATTCGGGGACGATGTGCCGGAGGCTCTGGAGAATACTCTGAAAATAGCGGAAAGGTGCGACGTTTCCTTCGACCTGGGGACGAGGGAGTATAAGCTTCCCCAGTTCGATATACCCGAGGGTGAGACCTTGGAGAGCTTTCTGGAGAAAAGCGCCTTCGATGGACTCAAGGAGAGGTTGAAGGGTGCTCCTCTGACGGATGAGTACAGACGGAGACTCGAATACGAGCTGTCGGTGATTAATCAGATGGGGTTCCCCGGTTATTTTTTGATAATCGCCGATGTCATACAGGCCTGTAAGGAGAGGGGCATACCCATAGGTCCCGGGAGAGGTTCCGCTGCGGGGTCTCTGGTGGCATACGCCATGAAGATAACCGAGCTGGATCCCATAAAATACGGTCTGATCTTCGAGAGATTCCTCAATCCCGAGAGGGTGACCATGCCCGATATAGACACGGACGTCTCTGACAAGGGACGGGAAGATCTTCTAAAGTATGTCGTGGAGAAGTACGGGGTGGAAAACGTCTCCCAGATAATAACCTTCGGTAGGATGAAGACCAAGGCTGCCATAAAGGACGTGGGAAGAGCCATGGGTATTCCCTACGCCGAGGTGGACAGGGTAGCCAAACTCGTTCCCGACGGAGTGAAGTCCATCGCCGATGCCATCTCCCTGACCCCGGATCTCAAGGAAATCCGTGACAAGGACCCTAAGATGAGGACCTTGCTGGAAAGCGCCGCCAAGATAGAGGGCTTGGCCAGGCATTGTTCCCAGCACGCAGCCGGGGTGGTAATAACCCCCATGCCTCTTACCGACCTGGTTCCGGTCCGTAAGATAGGGGAGAACCAGGTAGTGACGCAGTTCTCGATGGAGCCTGTCGAGAGGCTGGGGTTGGTCAAGATGGACTTTCTGGGACTTCAGACTCTCTCCATATTGGAAGAAGCGTTGGAAAATATAAAAACCAACGGCAAGGAACCTCCAAACCTGAACGAACTGCCCATGGACGATCAGTCTACCTTCAAGATGCTCCAGGCGGGAGATACCTTGGGAGTGTTCCAATTGGAGTCGGCCGGTATGAGACGGTTGCTCAAGAAGATGCTTCCCGACAGCTTCGAGGACGTCATAGCGGTGCTGGCTCTCTATCGCCCCGGTCCTCTGGAGAGCGGAATGCTGGATCAGTACGTGGAGTGCAAGCACGGCAGGGCCAAAGCTCATTATCTTCATCCCATGCTGGAGGACGTCCTGAAGGAAACCCACGGGGTCATTCTCTATCAGGAACAGGTTATGAAATGCGCATCCACCCTCGCTGGTTACACTCTGGGGGGAGCGGATCTTCTTCGCAGAGCCATGGGGAAAAAAAAGGTCGAGGTCATGAACGAGCAGAGGGCCATCTTCCTCTCCGGAGCGGAGAAGCAGGGAGTTGACAAGGCCAAGGCCGACGAGATCTTCGACATAATACAGAAGTTCGCCGGATACGGCTTCAACAAATCCCACAGTGCCGCCTATGCTCTCATCAGTTACCAGACAGCCTATCTCAAAGCCCATTACGATAGGGAATTTATGGCAGCCTATCTTACCAGCCAGATAGGGTCAAAAAAGGACGTCATGGCAGCCTACGTCAGGGAGGTCAGAAAATCTGGCATTCCTGTGTTGCCCCCGGACGTAAACCAGTCCCGTTCGGCCTTCACAGCTGCGGAGAACGTAATCCGTTTCGGCCTCGAGGCCGTGGGCAAGGTGGGATCAGGGGCGGTGGAGGCTATCATAAAGGCCAGGGAAGAGGGAGGCCCCTTCAAGGATCTCTGGGATTTTCTGGACCGAGTGGACGTTCGCTGTCTGAACAAGGGGGTCATGGAAAACCTCATAAAGGCCGGGGCGTTCGACAGCATATCTCCAAATCGCAGACAGCTCATGGAATCCTTC carries:
- the dnaE gene encoding DNA polymerase III subunit alpha, giving the protein MTKEKNFVHLHVHTEYSLLDGAIRCKELARRAKEWGMPAVAISDHGVMYGVIEFYQACKDEGIKPIIGCEIYVAPEGIEEKRKENPINHLLLLAENDVGYHNLVKLVSIANTDGFYYKPRVDHDLLSRYSEGIIACSACLAGEIPQLLIAGEDEKALDRANLYRDIFGEDNFFLEIQYNHIPHQAVVNKGLIEMSRKHGFPLVATTDSHYMNKEDYDWHEILLCVGTNSTLDDPKRMSFETNDFYLRSAEEMWQIFGDDVPEALENTLKIAERCDVSFDLGTREYKLPQFDIPEGETLESFLEKSAFDGLKERLKGAPLTDEYRRRLEYELSVINQMGFPGYFLIIADVIQACKERGIPIGPGRGSAAGSLVAYAMKITELDPIKYGLIFERFLNPERVTMPDIDTDVSDKGREDLLKYVVEKYGVENVSQIITFGRMKTKAAIKDVGRAMGIPYAEVDRVAKLVPDGVKSIADAISLTPDLKEIRDKDPKMRTLLESAAKIEGLARHCSQHAAGVVITPMPLTDLVPVRKIGENQVVTQFSMEPVERLGLVKMDFLGLQTLSILEEALENIKTNGKEPPNLNELPMDDQSTFKMLQAGDTLGVFQLESAGMRRLLKKMLPDSFEDVIAVLALYRPGPLESGMLDQYVECKHGRAKAHYLHPMLEDVLKETHGVILYQEQVMKCASTLAGYTLGGADLLRRAMGKKKVEVMNEQRAIFLSGAEKQGVDKAKADEIFDIIQKFAGYGFNKSHSAAYALISYQTAYLKAHYDREFMAAYLTSQIGSKKDVMAAYVREVRKSGIPVLPPDVNQSRSAFTAAENVIRFGLEAVGKVGSGAVEAIIKAREEGGPFKDLWDFLDRVDVRCLNKGVMENLIKAGAFDSISPNRRQLMESFPAMMDYALKRGCDGDQCSLFGEQEAAVHPDMVEVEDYDIQEKLEMEKSAIGMYISGHPFERYEEKASRYVNCTISDLELWRSEKVSPCFAGMLVESVEKYTKRGEPMGILRFEDCSGEIEAVCFPKPREGRPWLDIKPSLILGDPYLVRGSVQDRGGVNVLVNEVVPLKGELVGVKRYAEISLREEAFRESFFREFLRILKGHPGDSSVLLKLEGDHERACVILDDIRISPSSDLRKKLESLISSDLVALRI